In a genomic window of Candidatus Bathyarchaeota archaeon:
- a CDS encoding geranylgeranyl reductase family protein — MSLTHQEPTDPNSSNSEFDCDVLVVGAGSAGATAAYYLANSGLNVLVLDQARTRVKISDDFLSPGALKELYALGITSTPAVKEAHVIDCATIYLSGEPLASGLFPDVEDLPRYAYVVSRKVLDGLVVKVAMRVGAKVLEGYQVTGYSVDATGVKVNASTSKGTQSFRCRLLIGADGCNSVVAGLLCGESTKKLKAMAARGYFKDVAGLPNEANVFYGADSMPGYSWLFPSGKTEANVGVGIILDAKPQPENPKDLLLKLIQTDAGMKRRLENARLKGDIEVFTFTLPNGSLKLVGNRVLLVGEAAGLANPYNGETLQMALKSGRWAAQTVQSCQGNYSAQALSAYEKQVVNEFGYGFEAGALMLGMLLNRNHTPIGLHWLNMMGEKSRGDPAYARLTSGILSGMIFPNQKETAQAIIGMLETAALSMGVSTVKNILGAPAKLPQAAENLIQTGFAVAEVVIRNPFAALFLGLDATANLAGSAASAAKQTVEDKQKPKTEPQT, encoded by the coding sequence ATGTCCCTAACCCACCAAGAACCAACCGACCCCAACTCCTCCAACTCAGAGTTTGACTGTGACGTACTCGTGGTCGGCGCAGGCTCTGCAGGAGCAACCGCCGCCTACTATTTGGCTAATTCCGGTTTAAACGTGCTAGTTTTGGACCAAGCTCGAACTCGTGTAAAAATAAGTGACGATTTCCTAAGCCCCGGCGCCCTAAAAGAACTCTATGCTCTCGGCATCACGAGCACCCCTGCGGTTAAAGAAGCCCACGTCATAGACTGCGCCACCATATACTTGAGTGGGGAACCGTTGGCTTCAGGTTTGTTCCCTGACGTTGAGGATTTGCCACGGTATGCCTATGTAGTTTCGCGGAAGGTTTTGGATGGCTTGGTTGTGAAGGTTGCTATGCGGGTGGGCGCGAAGGTTTTGGAGGGTTACCAAGTCACTGGTTACAGCGTGGACGCGACAGGTGTAAAAGTTAATGCATCCACCTCGAAGGGGACGCAGAGTTTTCGGTGTCGGCTCTTGATTGGTGCCGATGGATGCAACTCTGTGGTTGCTGGTCTGCTCTGCGGTGAAAGCACAAAAAAGCTAAAGGCTATGGCTGCACGCGGCTACTTCAAGGATGTAGCTGGGTTGCCTAATGAGGCCAACGTGTTTTATGGCGCGGATTCTATGCCTGGGTATAGCTGGTTATTTCCAAGCGGCAAAACCGAAGCCAACGTCGGCGTAGGCATAATCCTTGACGCGAAACCCCAACCAGAAAACCCCAAAGACCTACTTCTCAAGCTTATTCAAACCGACGCAGGCATGAAACGGCGACTCGAAAATGCCCGACTAAAAGGCGACATAGAGGTGTTCACCTTTACATTACCCAATGGATCCTTAAAGCTGGTAGGAAACAGGGTTCTGTTGGTGGGGGAAGCAGCGGGTCTTGCGAACCCCTATAACGGCGAAACTCTTCAGATGGCTCTGAAAAGTGGGCGCTGGGCAGCCCAAACTGTCCAATCATGCCAAGGCAACTACTCCGCTCAAGCGCTGTCTGCTTACGAGAAGCAGGTGGTGAACGAGTTTGGTTACGGTTTTGAAGCAGGGGCTTTGATGCTGGGAATGCTGCTCAACCGCAACCACACCCCCATAGGACTGCATTGGCTAAACATGATGGGTGAAAAAAGCCGAGGCGACCCCGCATATGCACGCTTAACCAGCGGTATCCTCTCTGGAATGATTTTTCCCAACCAAAAAGAAACTGCCCAAGCCATAATAGGAATGCTTGAAACGGCTGCCTTATCAATGGGTGTATCAACGGTTAAGAATATCCTAGGAGCCCCCGCCAAGCTGCCCCAAGCAGCGGAGAACCTAATCCAAACGGGCTTTGCGGTTGCAGAGGTTGTGATCCGTAACCCTTTTGCGGCGTTGTTTTTAGGATTGGATGCAACCGCGAATTTGGCGGGTTCAGCTGCGTCAGCCGCTAAGCAAACAGTTGAGGATAAACAGAAACCCAAAACAGAGCCTCAAACATAA
- a CDS encoding DUF47 family protein, protein MKNFKGILVLGERNIFSGLSQILTNAAEANATLKIMFQNTQNDQALTENMHTIRSIEKKCDEIALNLSENITSGAISPNIIDDLIECVHNADDIVDLHFYLSRELTRMAKADAKEFAVHPEAEWVSVYLQLMGLAEQMLGKLQKMLTNSSIPTILQLHKEIEALEEQGDDIKDAGFDKLYAMAPKLHFLQFYHYSELMHKSDDVLDECEDLADNLVSVVSSIIK, encoded by the coding sequence ATGAAGAATTTTAAGGGTATCTTGGTGCTAGGCGAACGAAACATATTCAGCGGGTTATCCCAAATCCTCACCAACGCAGCTGAAGCTAACGCCACCCTAAAAATTATGTTTCAAAACACCCAAAACGACCAAGCCTTAACCGAGAACATGCATACCATTCGAAGCATAGAAAAAAAATGCGACGAGATAGCCCTAAATCTTAGTGAAAACATAACCAGCGGCGCCATCAGCCCCAATATAATCGATGACCTCATCGAATGCGTCCACAACGCCGACGACATAGTAGACCTGCATTTTTACTTAAGCCGAGAGCTTACCCGCATGGCTAAGGCAGACGCTAAAGAATTCGCAGTACACCCCGAAGCCGAATGGGTAAGCGTCTATCTACAGTTGATGGGGCTGGCGGAGCAGATGCTTGGCAAGTTGCAAAAAATGCTCACCAATAGCAGTATTCCTACGATTTTGCAGTTGCATAAAGAGATTGAAGCTCTCGAAGAGCAGGGCGACGACATCAAAGACGCGGGGTTTGATAAGTTGTATGCAATGGCGCCTAAGCTGCATTTTCTCCAGTTCTATCATTACAGCGAGTTGATGCATAAATCCGACGACGTATTGGATGAATGCGAAGACCTCGCCGATAACCTTGTTTCAGTGGTTTCCTCAATCATTAAGTGA
- the metG gene encoding methionine--tRNA ligase, translating to MPQNVLVTSAWPYINVTPHLGNLVGSVLSADVTARYYRLKGDDVLMVSGSDTHGTPIEVEALRQHITPKALTDRNHAKVAELFQRWDASFDNYTSTESPTHKAFVQKTLLEIQKNGYIFSQDTQMLYCEHDQRFLPDRFVEGKCPYCGAEKARGDQCDICGKLLEPTLLVEPYCVICKNKPVIKTTRHWYIDLSKLEEPLCQYIRDNQQLPANVKNFSLNWIKEGLKPRAVTRDIEWGIPAPFEGAEGKTIYVWVDAVLGYVSATIEQSQRLGQPEKWRDFWFNKDARTLYFVGKDNIPFHTIILPALLLASGQGYNLPWNVSATEFLQFRGQKASKSQRVGIWIDEALEMFPVDYWRFFLIATRPESKDTNFTWGAFADKINADLNDTYGNFIHRTLSFITSKFNGEVPAPTKLDADDEAVLQCVKEKVAQAAKEIEEGWLQSAANTLIALGRVGNQYLNTKEPWNLMKTDKEKAGTIFYVAAQVVKACAVVSEPFMPQTAQQLWQTLQLAGSVHEYRWADALAPMEAGHKIQKPQPLFHKVETDEAKLDEQLAQIRSKAPPK from the coding sequence TTGCCACAAAATGTCCTCGTAACCAGCGCTTGGCCATACATCAACGTAACCCCACACTTGGGCAACCTCGTCGGCTCCGTCCTATCCGCAGACGTGACCGCCCGATATTACCGCCTCAAAGGCGACGACGTGTTGATGGTAAGCGGCTCCGACACACATGGCACCCCCATCGAGGTCGAAGCTCTCCGTCAGCACATAACCCCCAAAGCGCTCACCGACCGCAACCACGCCAAAGTTGCCGAACTCTTTCAACGCTGGGACGCATCTTTTGACAACTACACAAGCACCGAAAGCCCCACTCACAAAGCCTTCGTGCAGAAAACGCTTCTAGAAATCCAAAAAAACGGCTATATCTTTAGCCAAGACACACAGATGCTCTACTGCGAACATGACCAACGCTTCCTCCCCGACCGATTCGTCGAAGGCAAATGCCCCTACTGCGGCGCTGAAAAGGCACGCGGCGACCAATGTGACATCTGCGGCAAACTCCTCGAACCCACCTTGCTGGTGGAGCCTTATTGTGTTATCTGCAAAAATAAACCCGTAATCAAAACCACAAGGCACTGGTACATTGACCTCTCCAAACTCGAAGAGCCCCTGTGCCAGTATATTCGCGACAATCAACAGCTTCCAGCTAATGTTAAAAACTTCAGCCTCAACTGGATAAAAGAGGGACTCAAACCTCGCGCAGTGACTCGTGACATCGAATGGGGTATCCCTGCACCGTTTGAAGGTGCTGAGGGCAAAACCATCTATGTCTGGGTTGATGCAGTTTTGGGCTACGTCTCCGCCACCATAGAGCAGTCCCAACGTTTGGGGCAACCTGAAAAGTGGCGCGACTTCTGGTTCAATAAAGACGCGCGCACGCTGTATTTCGTGGGTAAAGACAACATCCCCTTCCACACCATCATCCTCCCAGCACTCCTCTTAGCGTCGGGACAAGGCTACAACCTCCCCTGGAACGTTTCCGCAACCGAGTTCCTACAGTTCCGCGGCCAAAAAGCCTCAAAAAGCCAACGCGTCGGCATCTGGATTGACGAAGCGCTGGAAATGTTCCCCGTCGATTACTGGCGTTTCTTCCTCATCGCCACCCGACCTGAAAGCAAAGACACCAACTTTACTTGGGGCGCGTTTGCGGATAAAATCAACGCTGACCTCAACGACACCTACGGCAACTTCATCCACCGCACTCTCAGCTTCATAACAAGCAAATTCAACGGTGAAGTCCCCGCGCCGACTAAACTTGATGCCGACGACGAAGCAGTGTTGCAATGCGTTAAAGAGAAGGTGGCGCAGGCAGCAAAAGAAATCGAGGAAGGCTGGCTTCAATCTGCAGCTAACACCCTCATTGCCTTAGGTCGTGTCGGCAACCAATATCTCAACACGAAGGAGCCTTGGAACCTGATGAAAACTGACAAGGAAAAAGCAGGCACCATCTTCTATGTGGCGGCACAGGTTGTGAAGGCATGTGCAGTGGTTTCCGAACCGTTTATGCCCCAAACCGCCCAGCAACTTTGGCAAACCCTCCAACTCGCGGGCTCCGTGCATGAGTACCGATGGGCCGACGCATTGGCGCCGATGGAGGCTGGTCACAAAATCCAAAAGCCTCAGCCCCTGTTCCATAAGGTGGAAACTGATGAGGCGAAGCTCGATGAGCAGTTGGCGCAGATTCGCTCAAAGGCGCCGCCTAAATAG
- a CDS encoding universal stress protein — MKFSAETIKKILSPTDGSDYSVHSAEYALGIAKNHDAQVTFVYVIDEVVLDRFSKLAERENIERELKEDGQRYINYLMTLAEKAGVKATSIIVKGRPFEQIVHLANGLNMDMIVMGTYGHRGSDRILMGSVAERVIEYAHCPVLVVK, encoded by the coding sequence ATGAAGTTCAGTGCTGAAACCATAAAAAAAATCTTAAGCCCCACCGACGGATCCGACTATAGCGTACACTCCGCTGAATACGCTCTAGGCATAGCAAAAAACCACGACGCTCAAGTGACCTTTGTCTACGTCATCGACGAAGTCGTCCTTGACCGCTTCAGCAAATTGGCTGAGCGAGAAAACATTGAACGGGAACTCAAAGAAGACGGACAACGCTACATCAACTACCTCATGACATTAGCTGAGAAGGCAGGCGTAAAAGCGACATCAATAATCGTGAAGGGTAGACCGTTCGAGCAGATTGTGCATTTAGCCAACGGTTTGAACATGGATATGATTGTAATGGGCACCTATGGACATCGAGGATCCGATCGCATCTTGATGGGCAGCGTCGCCGAACGCGTCATCGAATATGCACATTGCCCTGTGCTAGTCGTAAAATGA
- a CDS encoding anion permease: MLWLSIVLLILVFVAVMLVAGNNLSACVGPAVGSRIISRRFGALIGAVGFSVGLLVQGAAMIISVNILLPTPSPTLQAEALLVAILVFVIAYRFRVPMSLNMSLVGLLAGISIAQNMLVNAPFIFEVVLTWIFAPLIAIGVAFGLMRLLNRGYPTNFWRRLQAYKVLLIVLSFSTAYVMGANTLGLIVAVGGFDVWTIIVAVAAVFVGCFFLSAGPIRRISQETFAMRYANATTTLMTSTVLVEAATLFSIPLSVTQATSAAMFGTGVSYKTKLVSAKPFLKVVAGWVVAVLVSLVIGLLIG; this comes from the coding sequence ATGTTGTGGCTTTCAATTGTCCTGTTAATTTTGGTGTTTGTAGCCGTGATGCTGGTGGCAGGCAACAACCTTTCCGCCTGCGTGGGACCAGCCGTGGGCTCAAGAATCATCAGCCGACGCTTCGGGGCGCTAATAGGCGCGGTAGGGTTCTCGGTGGGCTTGCTAGTTCAGGGTGCAGCCATGATTATCTCGGTGAATATCTTGCTTCCGACGCCCTCGCCGACGTTGCAGGCAGAAGCGTTACTAGTAGCCATACTGGTCTTTGTTATTGCGTACCGTTTTAGGGTGCCTATGTCTTTGAATATGTCTTTGGTTGGGCTGTTGGCGGGTATATCGATTGCCCAAAACATGCTGGTCAATGCGCCCTTCATTTTTGAGGTCGTCTTGACATGGATCTTTGCGCCCCTAATCGCGATTGGAGTGGCGTTTGGGCTTATGCGTTTACTCAATCGAGGGTATCCTACTAATTTTTGGCGCAGACTCCAAGCCTACAAGGTGCTGCTGATTGTACTGTCCTTTTCCACGGCATATGTGATGGGCGCAAACACATTGGGATTGATTGTTGCGGTTGGTGGATTTGATGTTTGGACAATTATAGTTGCGGTTGCGGCGGTTTTTGTGGGTTGCTTCTTTCTCTCGGCTGGTCCGATTCGCCGCATTTCGCAGGAAACCTTTGCGATGCGCTACGCCAACGCCACAACCACGCTGATGACGTCTACGGTGCTGGTTGAGGCTGCAACGCTGTTTAGCATCCCGCTTTCAGTTACGCAGGCAACTTCAGCGGCGATGTTTGGCACAGGCGTATCCTATAAGACCAAGTTGGTGTCTGCAAAGCCGTTTCTAAAAGTAGTTGCAGGCTGGGTTGTCGCGGTTCTGGTAAGTCTGGTCATCGGTTTGCTGATTGGTTAG
- a CDS encoding response regulator produces the protein MIAPPKYSVLIVDDDYAILQVFKRIFERKGYQVTLAQEGKDAKQKLSTAHFDVALIDLCLPDMEGTELFPYIEKSSTDTLKIVLTGKTYLQDTVHGADAFIAKPIDPARLLSIIDTKIKHRNLEP, from the coding sequence TTGATTGCACCCCCCAAGTATAGCGTGCTCATCGTGGACGACGATTATGCCATTCTGCAAGTGTTTAAGCGGATTTTTGAACGCAAAGGCTACCAAGTCACCCTCGCTCAAGAAGGCAAAGACGCCAAACAAAAACTGTCCACCGCCCACTTCGACGTAGCCCTCATTGATTTGTGTCTTCCCGACATGGAGGGCACCGAGCTGTTCCCATACATAGAAAAATCCTCAACCGACACCCTAAAAATCGTTCTCACAGGCAAAACATACCTGCAAGATACCGTGCACGGCGCAGATGCTTTCATAGCTAAACCAATTGACCCCGCGCGGCTACTGAGCATAATTGACACCAAAATTAAGCACCGCAACCTCGAACCATAG
- a CDS encoding DNA-binding protein codes for MKFFIPEYTPHKPKEVNLLNYTQAALGRIFILRLHHNECLHEVIEKFAAEQQIQSALCFFLGGGQNQSKLVVGPKDGDVIPPEIMTTLLRGVHEGCGVGTIFTDETGTPKLHMHASFGRNENTITGCVRLGVDVWQVGEVVLLELTGSSARRMRNKENGFELLETP; via the coding sequence TTGAAGTTTTTTATACCCGAATACACACCGCATAAACCCAAAGAGGTCAACCTGTTGAATTACACTCAAGCAGCTCTCGGAAGAATCTTCATCCTCCGACTCCACCACAACGAATGCCTCCACGAAGTTATCGAAAAATTCGCCGCAGAACAACAAATCCAAAGCGCACTTTGCTTCTTTTTAGGCGGCGGACAAAACCAGAGCAAGCTGGTTGTGGGACCCAAAGACGGCGACGTCATACCCCCCGAAATCATGACCACCCTGCTGCGGGGCGTGCATGAAGGCTGCGGCGTCGGCACCATATTTACTGATGAAACAGGCACTCCCAAGCTGCATATGCATGCGAGTTTTGGCAGAAACGAAAACACCATCACGGGCTGTGTTCGGTTGGGTGTGGATGTGTGGCAAGTCGGCGAAGTAGTGCTCTTAGAATTAACAGGTAGCTCAGCTAGGCGTATGCGCAATAAAGAAAACGGTTTTGAGCTTCTCGAAACCCCATAG
- a CDS encoding ATP synthase subunit C, whose amino-acid sequence MLFVILPLVLLPLMGFAAAVTVQTVQNQTTTTAGGNDRIAIAVSAAVAISVPSIAAGLAISSAGSAAISALAEKPETFFRSFLIVALAEALAIYGLIMGILLWLQL is encoded by the coding sequence TTGTTATTTGTTATACTACCGCTAGTACTTTTACCTCTCATGGGCTTTGCCGCTGCAGTAACCGTCCAAACGGTACAGAACCAAACCACCACAACCGCCGGTGGAAACGACAGAATCGCCATCGCCGTCAGCGCCGCCGTAGCCATTAGCGTTCCAAGTATTGCTGCTGGACTCGCAATCTCTTCTGCTGGAAGCGCCGCAATCAGTGCCTTAGCAGAGAAACCTGAAACCTTCTTCCGAAGCTTCCTGATTGTTGCGTTGGCTGAAGCTCTGGCAATCTACGGCTTAATTATGGGTATATTGCTCTGGTTACAGCTATAG
- the ppdK gene encoding pyruvate, phosphate dikinase has translation MEQSSQSYVEPIPLQTKPPEKHVYLFKEGNGKDKKLLGGKGAGLCEMTQIGLPVPVGFVITTQTCLEYFEHVSKFPEGFRREVYAAMVEVEKSMKRGFGDADHPLLVSVRSGAAISMPGMMDTVLNLGLNDVTVEGLIRRSGDERFGWDSYRRFLSLFGEIVLGVEEERFHQAMEELRKERGATQDIQLTAQDMKELVSTFKHIIEEVTENPVPQDPHQQLFMAIEAVFASWNGKRAVDYRREFKITPNIANGTACTVQTMVFGNMGENSATGVAFTRDPGTGENVLFGDYLDHAQGEDIVAGIRTPKPIAEMQKTMPQNYRDLQKVRARLERHFREVQDMEFTIEEGKLYMLQTRNAKMNAAANIKTSVDMVNEGLLDKEDALLRLDPRQLTQLMYRQIDPTNTITPIATGLGASPGAASGEAVFDADEAERQAKAGKKVILVREQTKPEDIHGFFAAQGILTSVGGKTSHAAVVARGMGKPCVSGAGDIKIDQYEKSAIIGSNKLVEGSVITIDGASGKVWLGEIPMVEPEISDDLHRVLDWADEFRRLGVRANADTPADAERALTFGAEGVGLCRTERMFNASDRIGLFQNMILADNPDERLEALQKLLPLQKTDFIAILAAMQGFPVTIRLLDPPLHEFLPCEETIEREIETLQRCQESLSNICSIPEVLRSVDPSLEPVLTSGERTLSNLAELQSEELKKKMETLQKIRMLREVNPMLGHRGVRLGITYPEIYEMQVEAILLAAGELMKQSMPLKVEILIPQVCTSQELKRVYGMIRRVEQHVKEKIGIDVPYSVGTMIEVVRACMRAGKLAELAEFFSFGTNDLTQATFSFSREDAENKFLPFYNEHKILQDNPFEILDVKGVGRLMAITVKWGRKTRRDLKIGICGEHGGEPSSVEFCHRIKLNYVSCSPYRVPVARLAAAQASIKEKRGILKPYK, from the coding sequence ATTGAACAATCAAGCCAAAGCTACGTAGAACCCATACCCCTTCAAACCAAACCCCCCGAAAAACACGTTTACCTCTTCAAAGAAGGCAACGGAAAAGACAAAAAACTCCTAGGCGGCAAAGGCGCAGGACTCTGCGAGATGACCCAAATCGGCTTACCCGTCCCAGTTGGATTTGTGATTACCACCCAAACCTGCTTGGAATATTTTGAGCATGTCTCAAAGTTCCCCGAGGGCTTCCGCCGCGAAGTATATGCCGCCATGGTTGAGGTCGAGAAAAGCATGAAACGGGGGTTCGGAGACGCTGACCATCCGCTTCTGGTTTCAGTGCGCAGCGGTGCAGCCATCTCGATGCCTGGCATGATGGATACGGTGCTTAATTTAGGCTTAAATGACGTGACGGTGGAGGGGCTTATTCGGCGTAGCGGGGATGAACGGTTCGGCTGGGATTCTTATCGGCGTTTTCTCTCGCTTTTTGGCGAAATCGTACTTGGCGTGGAAGAAGAACGCTTTCATCAGGCTATGGAGGAACTCCGCAAAGAGCGCGGCGCCACTCAAGATATCCAATTAACCGCTCAAGACATGAAAGAGCTGGTCTCAACCTTTAAGCACATCATCGAGGAGGTTACGGAAAACCCTGTACCGCAAGACCCACATCAGCAGCTTTTTATGGCAATCGAAGCAGTTTTTGCTTCTTGGAATGGCAAACGCGCCGTAGATTACCGTCGAGAATTCAAAATAACCCCAAACATCGCCAACGGCACCGCCTGCACCGTACAAACCATGGTGTTTGGCAACATGGGCGAAAATTCCGCCACAGGCGTTGCTTTTACACGCGACCCTGGTACAGGCGAAAACGTCCTCTTCGGCGACTACCTTGACCATGCCCAAGGAGAAGACATAGTCGCCGGCATCCGAACCCCCAAACCTATTGCTGAAATGCAAAAAACCATGCCTCAAAACTACCGTGACCTCCAAAAGGTCCGTGCAAGGCTGGAGCGCCATTTCCGTGAAGTGCAAGATATGGAATTCACCATAGAAGAGGGCAAACTCTATATGCTTCAGACTCGCAACGCCAAAATGAACGCTGCCGCCAACATAAAAACCAGCGTAGACATGGTCAACGAGGGTTTACTGGACAAAGAAGACGCGTTGCTTCGGCTTGACCCGCGTCAGCTTACGCAGTTGATGTATCGCCAAATTGACCCAACCAACACCATCACCCCCATAGCCACTGGATTGGGGGCTTCTCCAGGAGCTGCGTCAGGCGAAGCGGTGTTCGATGCAGATGAAGCTGAGCGGCAAGCTAAGGCAGGCAAAAAAGTCATCTTGGTACGTGAACAAACCAAACCCGAAGACATACACGGCTTCTTTGCTGCTCAGGGAATTTTGACGTCGGTGGGCGGCAAAACCAGCCACGCGGCTGTCGTTGCAAGGGGGATGGGTAAACCCTGCGTTTCAGGCGCTGGCGACATCAAAATTGACCAATACGAAAAAAGCGCCATCATAGGCAGCAACAAGCTTGTTGAGGGTTCAGTAATCACCATCGACGGGGCTTCGGGTAAGGTTTGGTTAGGGGAAATTCCTATGGTGGAGCCCGAAATCAGCGATGACCTGCACAGAGTGCTGGATTGGGCTGACGAGTTCCGCAGGCTCGGCGTCCGCGCAAACGCTGACACCCCCGCCGACGCTGAACGCGCGCTTACCTTTGGCGCTGAAGGGGTCGGGTTATGCCGCACCGAACGGATGTTTAACGCATCTGACCGCATTGGGCTGTTCCAGAATATGATTTTAGCCGACAACCCCGATGAACGATTAGAAGCGTTACAGAAGCTGTTGCCCCTGCAGAAAACCGATTTTATTGCGATTCTAGCCGCGATGCAGGGGTTCCCCGTCACCATTCGCTTGCTTGACCCTCCATTGCATGAGTTTTTGCCCTGCGAAGAAACCATCGAACGCGAAATCGAAACCCTCCAGCGATGCCAAGAATCTCTATCCAACATCTGCAGTATCCCTGAGGTGCTTCGAAGCGTAGACCCCTCCCTTGAACCTGTACTCACTAGCGGCGAACGCACGCTCTCCAACCTTGCCGAGTTGCAGTCTGAGGAACTAAAAAAGAAGATGGAGACACTCCAAAAAATCCGTATGCTACGAGAAGTTAACCCGATGCTGGGGCACCGTGGTGTCCGATTGGGCATAACCTACCCCGAAATCTATGAGATGCAGGTTGAAGCGATTTTGTTGGCGGCGGGCGAGTTGATGAAGCAGTCGATGCCCCTGAAAGTGGAAATTTTGATTCCGCAGGTCTGCACAAGTCAAGAACTCAAACGTGTCTATGGCATGATTCGCCGCGTAGAACAACACGTCAAGGAAAAAATAGGCATCGATGTACCGTACTCGGTGGGAACCATGATAGAGGTTGTTCGGGCTTGCATGCGTGCAGGGAAGTTGGCGGAGTTGGCTGAGTTCTTCAGCTTCGGCACCAACGACCTCACACAAGCCACCTTTAGTTTCAGCCGCGAAGACGCTGAAAACAAGTTCTTGCCCTTCTATAATGAACACAAAATCCTACAAGATAATCCCTTTGAGATTTTAGACGTGAAAGGCGTGGGGCGCTTGATGGCGATTACGGTGAAGTGGGGACGAAAAACACGGCGCGACCTAAAAATCGGTATCTGCGGAGAACACGGCGGCGAGCCCAGCTCAGTTGAGTTCTGTCACCGCATTAAACTCAACTACGTAAGCTGCTCGCCTTATCGGGTGCCGGTGGCGCGGTTGGCGGCGGCGCAAGCCAGCATCAAAGAGAAGAGAGGCATCTTGAAACCCTACAAGTAA
- a CDS encoding glycosyltransferase family 39 protein has product MLLVFLVLFVCAALYQLGYMSVQWDEMPHLYGATLLSRWQWWDYMTTYGYYPPVFDLATTLSFSVLGVNQDAGRIVAVTFSLLAIVLVYEFAKTTYNQKTALAASILLGTMPGFFWLSRVTMLETTLIFFFTLVMFTFYRWINKDTNKALLLSGLALGIGVLAKYQIIVAALAMLLSILFLCRKRLKLTLTKFFVILIIVACVVAPWFLMIYHYNGFTKFETIQYVMSEGGQDRPAYSNRFQPLPVYYLVEMTWPFNDIPVHPIALPILILGLAGLGLFAYRRSKQDIFFLTWFAVVYVFFTFISNRQWRYVTPLFPILAVSAAVFILFLYGKISRWKPRQLGLKGVRIKKLAAILFIGIIASTVVYSSYEAYQMTVRDENHIPIQEATRYLASHLEANQSAVLVCAFNLLDQDMFRFYLPANMSSDQIWQYPALAVDAFKPDFNIDEFVHLCKERNVKYIILFDFGIYNQFFNTTLDYTQVKQMIFDSGRFDDPNERPFWGDFYGSSGTRLFLVRFLG; this is encoded by the coding sequence ATGTTGCTGGTGTTTTTGGTGCTTTTTGTCTGCGCGGCGCTCTATCAGTTGGGTTACATGTCGGTGCAGTGGGATGAAATGCCCCACCTTTATGGCGCTACATTGTTGTCGCGGTGGCAATGGTGGGACTACATGACCACCTACGGCTACTACCCACCCGTCTTTGACCTCGCCACCACCCTATCCTTCAGCGTTTTAGGCGTCAACCAAGATGCAGGCCGCATTGTCGCAGTCACCTTCTCGCTACTCGCCATAGTTTTGGTCTATGAATTCGCCAAAACCACCTACAACCAAAAAACCGCGCTTGCCGCTAGCATCCTCTTGGGCACCATGCCGGGGTTCTTTTGGCTAAGCCGCGTCACCATGCTTGAGACCACGCTTATCTTCTTCTTCACGCTTGTGATGTTTACGTTTTATCGGTGGATAAACAAAGACACCAACAAAGCCCTACTCTTAAGCGGATTAGCGTTAGGCATCGGGGTGCTGGCAAAGTACCAAATCATCGTCGCCGCGCTTGCCATGCTGCTAAGCATCCTGTTTTTGTGCCGCAAACGCCTCAAACTCACCCTAACCAAATTCTTCGTCATTCTAATCATTGTGGCTTGTGTGGTTGCGCCGTGGTTTTTGATGATTTATCACTATAATGGCTTCACAAAATTTGAAACCATCCAATATGTCATGAGTGAAGGCGGACAAGACCGACCCGCATATAGCAACCGCTTCCAGCCACTTCCCGTTTATTACCTTGTCGAGATGACTTGGCCCTTCAACGACATCCCCGTGCACCCCATCGCTTTGCCCATCTTGATTTTAGGGTTAGCTGGGCTAGGCCTATTCGCGTACCGCAGAAGCAAGCAGGACATCTTTTTCCTCACATGGTTCGCCGTGGTTTACGTCTTCTTCACGTTTATCTCCAACAGGCAATGGCGCTACGTTACGCCCCTGTTCCCCATACTCGCCGTCTCCGCCGCCGTTTTCATCCTGTTCCTCTACGGTAAAATCAGCCGATGGAAGCCCCGTCAACTCGGATTAAAAGGCGTCCGAATAAAGAAACTCGCCGCCATACTCTTCATCGGCATCATCGCATCCACCGTAGTTTACAGCAGCTATGAAGCCTACCAGATGACTGTGCGCGATGAAAATCATATCCCCATCCAAGAAGCTACCCGATATCTTGCAAGCCATCTTGAGGCAAACCAGTCTGCAGTGCTCGTATGTGCCTTTAACCTGCTCGACCAAGACATGTTCCGTTTCTATTTGCCAGCCAACATGTCCAGTGATCAAATCTGGCAATACCCAGCATTAGCCGTAGACGCCTTCAAACCTGACTTTAACATCGATGAATTCGTTCATCTCTGTAAGGAGCGGAACGTGAAATACATAATCCTCTTTGATTTCGGCATCTACAACCAATTCTTCAACACCACACTAGATTATACTCAAGTTAAACAGATGATTTTCGACAGTGGTAGATTTGATGACCCTAACGAAAGACCTTTCTGGGGAGACTTCTATGGTAGCAGCGGCACCCGACTCTTCCTCGTCCGCTTCTTAGGCTAA